Proteins from a genomic interval of Pantoea deleyi:
- the glpX gene encoding class II fructose-bisphosphatase: MKRELAIEFSRVTEAAALAGYHWLGRGDKNAADGAAVHAMRHVLNSIEIDGQIVIGEGEIDEAPMLYIGEKVGTGRGDAVDIAVDPIEGTRMTALGQANALAVMAVGDKGSFLHAPDMYMEKLIVGPAARGVIDLDQPLETNLRNIAIAMNKPLSQLTVSILAKPRHDAVIGQLQQLGVRVFTFPDGDVAASILTCMPDSEVDVMYGIGGAPEGVVSAAVIRALDGDMQGRLLARHHVKGDSAENRRLGEQELQRCAEMGIEAGKKLTLSEMARNDNVVFAATGITSGELLKGITRQGNIATSETLLIRGKSRTIRRIQSIHYLDRKDPALHPFIL, encoded by the coding sequence ATGAAACGAGAACTTGCCATTGAATTTTCCCGCGTAACCGAAGCAGCCGCGCTGGCGGGCTACCACTGGTTAGGACGCGGCGACAAAAATGCGGCCGATGGCGCGGCTGTCCATGCCATGCGTCATGTCCTGAACTCCATTGAAATCGACGGTCAGATTGTGATTGGCGAAGGCGAGATCGACGAAGCGCCGATGCTCTATATCGGTGAAAAAGTCGGTACGGGACGCGGTGACGCGGTCGATATTGCGGTCGATCCGATCGAAGGCACCCGCATGACGGCGCTGGGTCAGGCGAATGCCCTGGCCGTGATGGCCGTGGGCGACAAGGGAAGCTTCCTGCACGCCCCCGATATGTATATGGAAAAACTGATTGTCGGCCCGGCGGCGCGCGGCGTGATTGACCTCGACCAGCCTCTGGAAACCAACCTCCGCAACATTGCGATCGCGATGAACAAGCCGCTGTCGCAGCTTACCGTCTCCATTCTGGCAAAGCCCCGCCATGACGCGGTGATCGGTCAGCTGCAGCAGCTCGGCGTGCGGGTGTTTACCTTCCCGGATGGTGATGTCGCCGCCTCGATTCTGACCTGCATGCCGGACAGCGAAGTGGATGTGATGTATGGCATCGGTGGCGCGCCGGAAGGGGTGGTCTCGGCGGCGGTGATCCGCGCGCTGGACGGGGATATGCAGGGCCGGTTGCTGGCACGGCATCATGTGAAGGGCGACAGCGCCGAAAACCGCCGGCTCGGTGAGCAGGAGCTGCAGCGCTGTGCAGAGATGGGCATCGAAGCGGGCAAAAAACTGACGCTGAGCGAGATGGCGCGCAACGACAATGTAGTGTTTGCCGCCACCGGCATCACCAGTGGCGAGCTGCTGAAAGGCATCACGCGTCAGGGCAATATCGCCACCAGCGAAACCCTGCTGATCCGCGGTAAATCACGCACCATCCGCCGCATCCAGTCGATTCACTACCTCGACCGTAAAGATCCGGCGCTCCATCCGTTTATCCTGTAA
- the glpK gene encoding glycerol kinase GlpK, producing MTTTTDKKYIVALDQGTTSSRAVILDHDSNIVAVSQREFTQIYPKAGWVEHDPMDIWASQSSTLVEVLAHADIRSDEIAAIGITNQRETAIVWEKETGKPIYNAIVWQDPRTADYCNKLKKEGLEEYIQHTTGLVINPYFSGTKVKWILDHVEGARERAKRGELLFGTVDTWLVWKMTQGRVHITDYTNASRTMMFNIHKLEWDQRMLDILDIPREMLPEVKSSSEVYGQTNIGGKGGTRIPIAGIAGDQQAALYGQLCVQPGMAKNTYGTGCFMLMNTGTEAVTSTHGLLTTIACGPRGEVNYALEGAVFIGGASIQWLRDEMKLISEAADSEYFAMKVKDTNGVYMVPAFTGLGAPYWDPYARGAIFGLTRGANSNHIIRATLESIAYQTRDVLEAMQNDANTRLQALRVDGGAVSNNFLMQFQADILGTRVERPEVREVTALGSAYLAGLAVGFWQDLDEVRAKAVIEREFRPSLETTERNFRYAGWKKAVARAQAWEEQE from the coding sequence ATGACTACCACAACAGATAAAAAGTATATCGTCGCGCTCGATCAGGGCACTACCAGTTCACGTGCCGTCATCCTCGATCACGACTCCAATATCGTCGCGGTATCGCAGCGCGAATTCACCCAGATCTACCCGAAAGCGGGCTGGGTTGAGCATGACCCGATGGATATCTGGGCGTCGCAAAGCTCGACGCTGGTAGAAGTACTGGCGCACGCCGACATCCGCTCTGATGAGATTGCGGCAATCGGTATCACCAACCAGCGTGAAACCGCGATTGTCTGGGAAAAAGAGACCGGTAAGCCGATCTACAACGCGATCGTCTGGCAGGATCCACGCACCGCAGACTACTGTAACAAACTGAAGAAAGAGGGTCTGGAAGAGTACATCCAGCACACCACCGGCCTGGTGATTAACCCGTACTTCTCCGGCACCAAAGTGAAGTGGATTCTGGATCACGTTGAGGGTGCGCGTGAGCGTGCGAAACGTGGCGAGCTGCTGTTCGGCACCGTGGATACCTGGCTGGTCTGGAAAATGACGCAGGGTCGTGTGCATATCACCGACTACACCAACGCCTCCCGTACCATGATGTTCAACATTCACAAGCTGGAGTGGGATCAGCGCATGCTGGATATCCTGGATATCCCGCGTGAAATGCTGCCGGAAGTGAAGTCCTCTTCGGAAGTCTACGGTCAGACCAACATCGGCGGTAAAGGCGGTACCCGTATTCCAATCGCCGGTATTGCCGGTGACCAGCAGGCCGCCCTGTATGGCCAGCTCTGCGTCCAGCCTGGCATGGCGAAAAACACCTACGGCACCGGCTGCTTTATGCTGATGAACACCGGGACTGAAGCGGTGACCTCCACGCACGGCCTGCTGACCACCATCGCCTGTGGCCCGCGCGGTGAAGTGAACTATGCGCTGGAAGGCGCGGTGTTTATCGGCGGTGCCTCTATTCAGTGGCTGCGTGATGAGATGAAGCTGATCAGCGAAGCCGCTGACTCTGAATACTTCGCGATGAAAGTCAAAGATACCAACGGCGTCTACATGGTGCCGGCGTTCACCGGTCTGGGCGCACCTTACTGGGACCCGTATGCCCGTGGCGCGATCTTCGGTCTGACCCGTGGTGCTAACTCCAACCACATCATCCGCGCGACGCTGGAGTCCATCGCTTATCAGACGCGCGACGTGCTGGAAGCGATGCAGAACGATGCCAACACCCGCCTGCAGGCGCTGCGTGTGGATGGCGGTGCGGTCTCCAACAACTTCCTGATGCAGTTCCAGGCTGACATTCTGGGCACCCGCGTTGAGCGCCCGGAAGTCCGCGAAGTGACCGCGCTGGGTTCTGCTTATCTGGCCGGTCTGGCTGTGGGCTTCTGGCAGGATCTGGATGAAGTGCGCGCCAAAGCCGTTATCGAACGTGAGTTCCGTCCAAGCCTGGAAACCACCGAGCGTAACTTCCGTTATGCTGGCTGGAAAAAAGCGGTTGCCCGCGCTCAGGCCTGGGAAGAACAGGAGTAA
- a CDS encoding MIP/aquaporin family protein: MSQTTNTLKGQCIAEFLGTGLIIFFGAGCVAALKLAGAAFGQWEICIIWGLAVSMAVYLTAGVSGAHLNPAVTVALCLFASFDGRKVLPYILAQVAGAFCAAALVYGLYYSLFFDYEQSHQMVRGTVQSLDLAGIFSTYPNPHISVGQAFLVEMVITAVLMAVIMALTDDGNGVPRGPMAPLLIGLLVAVIGGSMGPLTGFALNPARDFGPKLFAFIAGWGNVAFTGGKDIPYFLVPVFGPLVGACLGAVGYRTLIGRYLPGIAQEPANVPAEKPVARAQQRKA; the protein is encoded by the coding sequence ATGAGTCAGACAACTAACACGCTCAAAGGTCAGTGTATTGCCGAATTTCTGGGGACAGGCTTGATAATCTTCTTTGGCGCAGGCTGTGTGGCTGCTCTGAAACTCGCCGGTGCCGCATTCGGTCAGTGGGAAATCTGCATTATCTGGGGCTTAGCCGTCTCAATGGCGGTGTATCTTACCGCGGGCGTTTCAGGCGCGCACCTGAACCCTGCCGTCACGGTCGCGCTCTGCCTGTTCGCCAGCTTCGACGGTCGTAAAGTACTGCCCTACATTCTGGCGCAGGTCGCCGGCGCATTCTGCGCGGCCGCGCTGGTTTATGGTCTTTACTACAGCCTCTTTTTCGATTACGAGCAGAGTCACCAGATGGTGCGCGGCACCGTTCAGAGTCTGGATCTGGCGGGCATCTTCTCTACCTATCCTAACCCGCACATCAGCGTCGGTCAGGCGTTCCTGGTCGAGATGGTCATTACCGCTGTACTGATGGCAGTGATTATGGCGCTGACCGACGATGGCAACGGCGTTCCGCGTGGCCCGATGGCGCCGCTGCTGATTGGCCTGCTGGTTGCGGTTATCGGTGGCTCCATGGGTCCACTGACCGGCTTCGCCCTGAACCCGGCGCGTGATTTCGGACCGAAGCTGTTCGCCTTCATCGCAGGCTGGGGTAACGTGGCGTTCACGGGCGGTAAAGATATCCCTTACTTCCTGGTCCCTGTTTTTGGCCCGCTGGTCGGTGCCTGCCTGGGTGCCGTAGGATATCGCACTCTGATTGGTCGCTACCTGCCAGGTATCGCGCAGGAACCTGCAAACGTCCCGGCAGAAAAACCCGTTGCACGCGCTCAGCAGCGTAAAGCGTAA
- the zapB gene encoding cell division protein ZapB has product MSFEVFEKLEAKVQQAIDTITLLQMEIEELKEQNNSLRNDAQQVAGNHDALMRENQHLKEEQHVWQERLRALLGKMEEV; this is encoded by the coding sequence ATGTCATTTGAAGTGTTTGAGAAACTGGAAGCGAAAGTACAGCAGGCGATTGATACCATCACCCTGTTGCAGATGGAAATCGAAGAGCTGAAAGAGCAGAACAACTCACTGCGTAACGATGCGCAACAGGTTGCGGGCAACCACGATGCACTGATGCGTGAAAATCAGCACCTGAAAGAAGAACAGCATGTGTGGCAGGAACGTCTGCGTGCCCTGCTGGGAAAAATGGAAGAGGTTTGA
- the rraA gene encoding ribonuclease E activity regulator RraA, with product MKYDTSELCDIYHEEVNVVEPLFSNFGGRTSFGGQITTVKCFEDNGLLYDLLEENGRGRVLVIDGGGSVRRALVDAQLAQLAATNEWEGLVVYGSVRQVDELEELEIGIQAIAAIPAGAAGEGIGESDVRVNFGGVTFFSGDHLYADNTGIILSEDALDIE from the coding sequence ATGAAATACGATACATCTGAACTCTGCGATATCTACCATGAAGAAGTGAATGTTGTTGAACCGCTTTTTTCAAACTTCGGTGGGCGCACTTCATTCGGTGGTCAGATTACCACAGTGAAATGCTTTGAAGACAACGGCTTACTTTACGATCTGCTGGAAGAAAATGGCCGGGGTCGGGTACTGGTTATCGATGGCGGCGGCTCCGTCCGTCGGGCGCTGGTGGATGCGCAACTGGCGCAGCTGGCGGCGACCAACGAGTGGGAAGGCCTGGTCGTGTACGGTTCGGTGCGGCAGGTGGATGAGCTGGAAGAGCTGGAAATTGGCATTCAGGCCATTGCGGCGATCCCGGCTGGCGCAGCGGGTGAAGGGATTGGCGAAAGCGATGTGCGCGTCAATTTCGGCGGCGTCACCTTCTTCTCCGGCGACCATCTCTACGCTGACAATACCGGTATCATTCTGTCAGAAGACGCGCTGGACATCGAATAG
- the hslU gene encoding HslU--HslV peptidase ATPase subunit, protein MSEMTPREIVSELNRFIIGQDSAKRAVAIALRNRWRRMQLDEELRHEVTPKNILMIGPTGVGKTEIARRLAKLANAPFIKVEATKFTEVGYVGKEVDSIIRDLTDSAIKMVRSQAIEKNKYRAEEMAEERILDVLIPPAKNNWGQSEQSAEPSAARQSFRKKLREGQLDDKEIEIDLAASGPGVEIMAPPGMEEMTSQLQSMFQNLGGQKQKARKLKIKEAMKLLIEEEAAKLVNPEELKQDAIDAVEQHGIVFIDEIDKICKRGGQNSGGPDVSREGVQRDLLPLVEGCTVSTKHGMVKTDHILFIASGAFQVASPSDLIPELQGRLPIRVELQALTVNDFQRILTEPNASITVQYKALMNTEGVNIEFTEEGIRRIAEAAWQVNETTENIGARRLHTVLERLMEDISYDASDRSGESVTIDAEYVGKHLDVLVADEDLSRFIL, encoded by the coding sequence ATGTCTGAGATGACTCCACGCGAAATCGTCAGCGAACTGAACCGTTTTATCATCGGCCAGGACAGCGCCAAGCGCGCCGTGGCAATCGCACTGCGTAACCGCTGGCGCCGCATGCAGCTCGACGAAGAGCTGCGCCACGAAGTGACCCCTAAAAATATCCTGATGATCGGCCCGACCGGTGTCGGTAAAACCGAAATCGCCCGTCGTCTGGCGAAGCTGGCCAATGCGCCGTTCATTAAGGTCGAAGCCACCAAATTTACCGAAGTCGGTTATGTCGGTAAGGAAGTGGACTCCATCATTCGCGATCTGACCGATTCGGCCATCAAGATGGTGCGCAGTCAGGCGATCGAGAAGAACAAATATCGCGCCGAAGAGATGGCCGAAGAGCGCATTCTGGACGTGCTGATCCCACCGGCTAAAAACAACTGGGGCCAGTCAGAACAGAGCGCTGAGCCGTCTGCGGCGCGTCAGTCATTCCGTAAGAAGCTGCGCGAAGGCCAGTTGGATGACAAAGAGATTGAGATCGATCTGGCGGCCAGCGGGCCGGGTGTCGAAATCATGGCCCCTCCGGGCATGGAAGAGATGACCAGCCAGCTGCAGTCGATGTTCCAGAACCTCGGCGGCCAGAAGCAGAAAGCCCGTAAGCTGAAGATCAAAGAAGCGATGAAGCTGCTGATCGAAGAAGAAGCGGCAAAACTGGTCAATCCGGAAGAGCTTAAGCAGGACGCGATCGACGCCGTTGAGCAGCACGGTATTGTGTTTATCGATGAGATCGACAAAATCTGTAAACGCGGTGGCCAGAACTCAGGCGGTCCGGATGTCTCACGCGAAGGCGTACAGCGCGACCTGCTGCCGCTGGTTGAAGGCTGCACCGTCTCCACCAAGCACGGCATGGTGAAAACAGACCACATCCTGTTTATCGCCTCCGGTGCATTCCAGGTTGCCAGCCCTTCCGATCTGATCCCGGAACTGCAGGGTCGTCTGCCGATTCGTGTTGAGCTGCAGGCACTGACCGTTAACGATTTCCAGCGCATTCTGACCGAGCCGAATGCCTCGATTACCGTACAGTACAAGGCGCTGATGAACACCGAAGGGGTGAACATTGAGTTCACCGAAGAGGGTATTCGTCGTATCGCGGAAGCCGCCTGGCAGGTCAACGAAACCACCGAAAACATCGGTGCGCGCCGTCTGCATACCGTGCTGGAGCGTCTGATGGAAGATATCTCCTATGACGCCAGCGATCGCTCCGGTGAGTCTGTGACCATCGACGCGGAGTATGTCGGCAAGCATCTGGATGTCCTGGTGGCAGACGAAGACCTGAGCCGCTTCATTCTCTGA
- the hslV gene encoding ATP-dependent protease subunit HslV has translation MTTIVSVRRNGQVVIGGDGQATLGNTVMKGNVKKVRRLYNDKVIAGFAGGTADAFTLFELFERKLEMHQGHLVKAAVELAKDWRTDRMLRRLEALLAVADESASLIISGNGDVIQPENDLIAIGSGGPFAQAAARALLENTELGARDIVEKSLNIAGDICIYTNHNVNFEELTSKA, from the coding sequence GTGACAACAATAGTAAGTGTACGACGCAACGGCCAGGTAGTGATTGGCGGTGATGGCCAGGCTACGCTCGGCAATACCGTGATGAAAGGCAACGTCAAAAAAGTGCGTCGTTTATACAACGATAAGGTGATTGCCGGTTTTGCTGGCGGCACCGCAGACGCCTTCACCCTGTTTGAACTGTTCGAACGTAAGCTGGAAATGCATCAGGGCCATCTGGTCAAAGCGGCGGTGGAACTGGCCAAAGACTGGCGTACCGACCGTATGCTGCGTCGTCTGGAGGCCTTACTGGCCGTTGCGGATGAGTCCGCATCGCTGATCATCAGCGGTAACGGTGACGTCATCCAGCCTGAAAACGACCTGATCGCCATCGGCTCCGGTGGGCCTTTCGCTCAGGCAGCGGCACGCGCCCTGCTGGAGAATACCGAACTGGGCGCACGCGACATCGTTGAGAAGTCGCTGAACATCGCGGGTGATATCTGCATCTACACAAACCACAACGTTAATTTCGAAGAATTAACGTCTAAGGCGTAA
- the ftsN gene encoding cell division protein FtsN, translating into MAQKDYVGRGRSTGTRRKKSPSRGKKSKGGSGISKLMIVLAVAVLVTFAGGLWFLAHHKKEDVPVITDHKANGNGLPPKPEERWKYIKELENRQITVPTPIEPSSGGEVKSQTQLTDEQRQLLEQMQADMRQQPTQLNEVPWNEQTPAQRQQTLQHQQQLQQLQRQQQQVQQQQQRQQQQAQQQQRQQLQAQQQQQRQQQLQQQQLRQQQQQAQQQQRQQQQQQQNVQRQTQQAAPITREPEVQSKPQETAKAKPAEKASSQRWMVQCGSFKGTDQAESVRAGLAFEGFESRITTGGGWNRVVIGPYKDRASADSTLKRLRSSGHSGCIPLSIGG; encoded by the coding sequence GTGGCACAAAAAGATTATGTAGGCCGCGGGCGTTCAACAGGGACGCGTCGCAAAAAAAGCCCCAGCCGTGGCAAGAAGAGCAAAGGCGGATCGGGCATCTCTAAGCTGATGATTGTACTGGCGGTCGCAGTGCTGGTGACCTTTGCCGGTGGTTTATGGTTCCTGGCGCATCATAAGAAAGAGGACGTGCCGGTCATTACGGATCATAAAGCCAACGGCAATGGCTTACCGCCGAAGCCAGAAGAGCGCTGGAAATATATCAAAGAGCTGGAAAATCGTCAGATTACCGTGCCGACCCCGATCGAGCCCTCTTCGGGTGGCGAAGTGAAGTCGCAGACGCAGCTGACCGATGAGCAGCGCCAGCTGCTGGAGCAGATGCAGGCTGATATGCGTCAGCAGCCGACCCAGCTTAACGAAGTGCCGTGGAACGAACAGACGCCGGCACAACGCCAGCAGACGCTGCAGCATCAGCAGCAGCTGCAGCAACTGCAACGTCAGCAGCAACAGGTTCAGCAGCAACAGCAACGCCAGCAGCAGCAGGCTCAGCAGCAGCAACGTCAGCAGTTGCAGGCTCAGCAACAGCAGCAGCGTCAGCAGCAGTTGCAGCAACAACAACTGCGCCAGCAACAGCAGCAGGCACAGCAACAGCAACGCCAGCAGCAGCAGCAGCAGCAAAACGTACAGCGCCAGACGCAGCAGGCCGCGCCGATCACGCGTGAACCAGAGGTGCAGTCAAAACCGCAGGAAACCGCGAAAGCGAAACCGGCAGAAAAAGCCTCTTCGCAGCGCTGGATGGTGCAGTGTGGTTCGTTTAAAGGCACCGACCAGGCTGAATCGGTCCGTGCCGGCTTAGCCTTTGAAGGCTTTGAAAGCCGGATTACCACCGGTGGCGGCTGGAATCGTGTGGTTATCGGTCCTTATAAAGATCGCGCCTCGGCCGACAGTACCCTGAAGCGCCTGCGCAGTTCCGGACACAGCGGCTGCATTCCACTCTCCATCGGGGGTTGA
- the cytR gene encoding DNA-binding transcriptional regulator CytR: MEQNQQPPAATMKDVAEHAGVSTATVSRALMNPEKVSAATRQKVEQAVAAVGYAAHGPTRNARRNETRTILVIVPDICDPFFSEIIRGVEVAAAEEGYLVLIGDCAHQNQQERTFLNLMVTRQIDGMVLLGSQLPFDASLDEQRNLPPMVMANEFAPEMSLPSVHIDNLTAAFEAVNHLLQLGHTQIACIAGPQEMPLCQYRLQGYVQAMRRSGLTVDPAYIVRGDFTFEAGVAAMNQLMTLPQPPRALFCHSDIMALGAMNQARRCGLRIPEDLSVVGFDDIELSRYCEPPLTTVTQPRYQIGREAMLLLLDELNGKRVISGSRLLDAGLTIRGSTARAKKREK; this comes from the coding sequence TTGGAGCAGAATCAACAACCGCCCGCCGCCACGATGAAGGATGTCGCGGAACATGCGGGTGTCTCAACCGCCACCGTATCGCGTGCGCTGATGAACCCGGAGAAAGTCTCTGCGGCGACCCGCCAGAAAGTCGAGCAGGCGGTGGCCGCCGTCGGTTATGCGGCTCATGGTCCCACACGCAATGCACGTCGCAACGAGACGCGAACCATCCTGGTCATTGTTCCTGACATCTGCGATCCCTTTTTCAGCGAAATTATTCGCGGCGTTGAAGTCGCCGCAGCCGAAGAGGGCTATCTGGTGCTGATTGGTGACTGTGCTCATCAGAATCAGCAGGAGCGAACCTTTCTTAACCTGATGGTCACGCGCCAGATAGATGGCATGGTGCTGCTCGGTTCCCAGCTGCCCTTTGACGCCAGCCTTGATGAGCAGCGCAACCTGCCGCCGATGGTGATGGCGAATGAGTTCGCGCCAGAGATGTCCCTGCCCTCAGTTCACATCGATAATCTGACCGCCGCCTTCGAAGCGGTGAATCATCTGCTACAGTTGGGCCACACGCAAATCGCCTGTATCGCCGGGCCGCAGGAGATGCCGCTCTGCCAGTATCGTCTGCAGGGCTACGTGCAGGCGATGCGTCGCAGCGGACTGACCGTCGATCCTGCCTATATCGTGCGCGGTGACTTTACGTTTGAAGCGGGCGTGGCCGCTATGAATCAGCTGATGACGCTGCCGCAGCCTCCGCGCGCGCTGTTCTGCCACAGCGATATTATGGCGCTTGGCGCGATGAATCAGGCCAGACGCTGCGGACTGCGGATACCGGAGGATCTCTCAGTGGTCGGCTTTGATGACATTGAGCTTTCCCGTTACTGCGAGCCGCCGCTCACGACGGTCACGCAGCCGCGATATCAGATAGGCCGCGAAGCGATGCTGCTGCTGCTGGATGAGCTGAATGGCAAACGGGTGATCAGCGGCTCACGGCTGCTGGATGCCGGGTTAACCATTCGGGGCAGTACGGCGCGCGCAAAAAAGCGTGAAAAATAA
- the priA gene encoding primosomal protein N', producing MPVVQVALPVPLPRLFDYLPPQGAQPVIGGRVSVPFGNRKMIGIVVAFRDSSDLPEAQLKRVSEVLDSESLFPPSLWRILNWAASYYHSPQGEVLSHAIPVLLRQGKAAQDTPLWRWEITELGRATAPESLKRAPKQQQALAALRQQPLYRHQIGDHDLTDATLQALRAKGLCELHEHQPDRHDWRSGYAVKGERLRLNTDQAMAVGAIRADDENYAAWLLAGITGSGKTEVYLSVLENVLARGKQALVLVPEIGLTPQTIARFRERFDAPVDVLHSALNDSERLAVWLRARRGETAIVIGTRSALFTPLARPGVIIIDEEHDSSYKQQEGWRYQARDLAVFRAHEENIPIVMGSATPALETLHNVRSGKYRQLDLTKRAGNARPALQQLIDLKGVQLIGGLAPGLIAKMRQHLQADNQVLLFLNRRGFSPALLCHDCGWIAECTRCDRYYTLHQHHRQLRCHHCDSQRPLPNQCPQCGSTHLLPVGVGTEQLEQQLGTLFPGVPVSRIDRDTTSRKGALEQHLADVHRGGARILVGTQMLAKGHHFPDVTLVSLLDVDGALFSADFRAAERFAQLYTQVAGRAGRAGKQGEVLLQTHHPEHPLLQTLLHQGYPAFAQQALLERQAVHLPPWSRHALFRAEDMDNQQAAEFLQQLRNLLEASPLNDKAMWFMGPLPALQPKRSGRWRWQLLLQHPSRQRLQQLLSSSLPLVSTLPAARKVKWTLDIDPTES from the coding sequence ATGCCCGTCGTTCAGGTTGCCCTGCCCGTCCCCTTGCCCCGCCTGTTTGATTATCTGCCGCCGCAGGGCGCGCAGCCGGTCATTGGCGGCCGCGTGAGTGTGCCCTTTGGCAATCGCAAAATGATCGGCATTGTGGTCGCCTTCCGTGACAGCAGCGACCTGCCGGAAGCGCAGCTCAAGCGGGTGAGCGAGGTGCTGGATAGCGAGTCACTCTTTCCGCCCTCCCTGTGGCGCATCCTGAACTGGGCTGCCAGCTACTATCACTCGCCGCAGGGCGAAGTCCTGAGCCACGCGATTCCGGTGCTGCTGCGTCAGGGAAAAGCGGCGCAGGATACCCCGTTATGGCGCTGGGAAATCACCGAGCTGGGCCGGGCGACCGCGCCAGAGAGCCTGAAGCGGGCCCCCAAACAGCAGCAGGCGCTGGCGGCACTGCGTCAGCAGCCACTCTATCGTCATCAGATTGGCGACCACGATCTCACCGACGCGACGCTGCAGGCACTGCGCGCCAAAGGGCTGTGCGAGCTGCATGAGCATCAGCCGGACCGGCATGACTGGCGGTCGGGTTATGCCGTCAAAGGCGAGCGTCTGCGCCTGAACACCGATCAGGCGATGGCCGTGGGTGCCATCCGGGCAGATGATGAAAACTATGCGGCCTGGCTGCTGGCGGGGATTACCGGTTCAGGCAAAACCGAGGTTTACCTCAGCGTGCTGGAGAATGTGCTGGCACGCGGCAAACAGGCGCTGGTGCTGGTGCCTGAGATTGGCCTGACCCCGCAGACCATCGCCCGCTTTCGCGAACGTTTTGATGCCCCCGTTGATGTGCTCCATTCCGCCCTGAATGACAGCGAGCGGCTGGCCGTCTGGCTGCGTGCGCGACGCGGTGAAACGGCGATTGTGATTGGCACCCGCTCGGCGCTGTTTACCCCGCTGGCGCGTCCCGGCGTCATTATTATTGATGAGGAGCATGACAGCTCCTATAAACAGCAGGAGGGCTGGCGCTATCAGGCGCGCGATCTGGCCGTCTTCCGCGCGCATGAAGAGAACATCCCGATTGTGATGGGCTCGGCGACACCGGCGCTGGAGACGCTGCACAACGTCCGCAGTGGCAAATATCGCCAGCTCGACCTGACAAAACGCGCCGGTAACGCCAGACCGGCGCTGCAACAGCTTATCGATTTAAAGGGCGTGCAGCTAATCGGCGGACTCGCGCCGGGCCTGATCGCTAAAATGCGTCAGCACCTGCAGGCCGATAACCAGGTGCTGCTGTTTCTCAACCGCCGGGGCTTTTCGCCTGCCCTGCTCTGTCACGACTGCGGCTGGATTGCCGAGTGTACCCGCTGTGACCGCTACTACACGCTGCATCAGCATCACCGCCAGCTGCGCTGCCATCATTGCGACAGCCAGCGTCCGCTGCCCAATCAATGCCCGCAGTGCGGTTCGACCCATCTGCTGCCGGTCGGCGTGGGCACTGAGCAGCTGGAGCAGCAGCTCGGCACGCTCTTCCCCGGCGTGCCGGTGTCGCGGATCGATCGCGATACCACCAGCCGCAAAGGGGCGCTGGAGCAGCATCTGGCCGACGTCCATCGGGGTGGCGCACGCATCCTGGTCGGCACCCAGATGCTGGCCAAGGGCCACCACTTCCCCGACGTCACGCTGGTGTCGCTGCTGGATGTCGACGGTGCGCTGTTCTCCGCCGATTTCCGTGCCGCGGAGCGCTTTGCCCAGCTCTATACGCAGGTCGCCGGCCGGGCCGGTCGGGCAGGCAAACAGGGCGAAGTGCTGCTGCAGACGCACCATCCGGAGCATCCGCTTCTGCAGACGCTGCTGCATCAGGGCTATCCGGCGTTTGCGCAGCAGGCGTTACTGGAGCGACAGGCGGTCCACCTGCCGCCCTGGAGCCGCCATGCGCTGTTTCGCGCCGAGGATATGGATAACCAGCAGGCGGCAGAGTTTCTGCAACAGCTTCGCAACCTGCTGGAGGCCAGCCCGCTGAATGACAAGGCGATGTGGTTTATGGGCCCGCTGCCCGCGCTGCAGCCCAAACGCAGCGGCCGCTGGCGCTGGCAGCTCCTCTTACAGCATCCCTCCCGCCAGCGTCTGCAGCAGTTACTGAGCAGTTCATTGCCGCTGGTTTCCACGCTGCCTGCCGCCCGCAAGGTGAAATGGACGCTGGATATCGACCCGACGGAGAGCTGA
- the rpmE gene encoding 50S ribosomal protein L31, which yields MKQGIHPKYEAVTIKCTCGNEIHTRSTLTHELNLDVCGKCHPFYTGKQREVATGGRVDRFNKRFSVPGAKK from the coding sequence ATGAAACAAGGTATTCACCCGAAATACGAAGCAGTTACTATCAAATGTACCTGCGGCAACGAGATCCACACCCGTTCTACTCTGACTCACGAACTGAACCTGGACGTTTGTGGCAAATGCCACCCGTTCTATACCGGTAAGCAGCGTGAAGTGGCAACTGGTGGCCGTGTTGACCGCTTTAACAAGCGTTTCAGCGTGCCAGGCGCTAAAAAATAA